A region from the Lentimonas sp. CC4 genome encodes:
- a CDS encoding HAD family hydrolase → MKTILFDLDGTLIDHFTTIHRCVVFAQQQLGLPESDYETVRITVGGSVPVTLGKLLGEAYVERALPLFQNHFEEIMFEDVISLPGSTWILEALKARGYKLGVFTNKNGNQSRTILEHLNQAQYFDEIVGTGDTAYRKPEPEFTAHMLNLFNSSADETILIGDSPFDYAAAEAGNLKCYLVTTGSHSEAELAESTQAAGIYADFYELGAALFDLTHETAQL, encoded by the coding sequence ATGAAAACGATACTCTTCGACCTAGACGGCACACTGATTGATCATTTCACGACGATCCATCGCTGCGTCGTATTTGCACAACAACAACTCGGATTGCCTGAATCTGACTATGAAACCGTTCGCATCACAGTGGGTGGCTCAGTGCCAGTCACACTAGGCAAACTCTTAGGCGAAGCATATGTGGAACGAGCCCTGCCACTATTCCAAAATCATTTCGAAGAGATCATGTTTGAAGATGTAATCTCGCTGCCAGGTTCCACTTGGATTCTAGAAGCACTCAAAGCACGCGGCTACAAACTCGGCGTCTTTACCAATAAAAATGGCAATCAATCGCGCACGATCCTAGAGCACCTGAATCAAGCACAATACTTTGACGAGATTGTCGGCACAGGCGACACCGCGTATCGCAAGCCAGAGCCCGAGTTCACCGCCCATATGCTGAACCTCTTCAATTCGAGTGCCGACGAAACCATCTTAATCGGCGACTCACCCTTCGACTATGCCGCCGCTGAAGCAGGTAACCTAAAATGCTACCTCGTAACAACGGGTAGCCACTCCGAAGCTGAGCTCGCAGAGTCCACGCAAGCCGCGGGGATCTACGCCGACTTTTACGAGTTAGGCGCCGCGCTGTTCGACCTCACTCACGAAACCGCACAGCTCTAA
- a CDS encoding HAD hydrolase-like protein encodes MPNAQQLPRPKAILWDMDGTLIDQTAAIIRAYCDVIEAMGGSTPDADVIRRSLGGPMAATMALFIDDAHLDEASRRFRQRFPEIMFDGLIILPGGLELIESAYKARIPQVIFTNKHGDTARKVSKYCGFAKYIPTCIGNTDTDWHKPQAELTHHVLEQIQASTEGACMIGDSPTDIETAHNAGLPCYCIATGAHSIEELLAAGAEAAFSSLKELRAAFAL; translated from the coding sequence ATGCCGAACGCGCAGCAACTCCCCCGCCCCAAAGCCATCCTTTGGGACATGGACGGCACCTTGATTGATCAAACCGCCGCAATCATCCGTGCTTACTGCGACGTGATCGAGGCAATGGGCGGTAGCACACCAGACGCCGATGTTATTCGCCGCAGCCTTGGCGGCCCCATGGCTGCTACGATGGCACTCTTCATTGATGACGCACATTTAGACGAAGCCTCGAGACGTTTCCGCCAACGCTTCCCCGAGATCATGTTTGACGGATTAATCATCCTACCAGGTGGTCTCGAGCTGATTGAAAGTGCCTATAAAGCACGTATTCCGCAGGTTATTTTCACCAACAAGCACGGCGACACGGCACGTAAAGTCAGTAAATACTGTGGCTTCGCCAAATACATACCGACCTGTATCGGCAATACCGATACAGACTGGCACAAGCCACAAGCCGAGCTGACACACCATGTATTAGAGCAAATCCAAGCGTCCACGGAAGGTGCCTGCATGATCGGCGACTCTCCGACCGATATCGAAACCGCGCATAACGCTGGCCTCCCTTGCTACTGCATCGCCACAGGTGCACATAGTATCGAAGAGTTACTAGCAGCCGGAGCAGAAGCCGCCTTTAGTAGCCTGAAAGAATTGAGAGCTGCGTTCGCGTTGTAA
- a CDS encoding UDP-N-acetylglucosamine diphosphorylase: MLKASDLFEFPESLPFASVFTDELAPWLWVPLIAEALKAFEFEPLAVKVPAGLHIEGQVFIHPSVKLPPYGSIKGPAYIGAGTELRPGVFIRGNVIAGENCVLGNSCEFKNCLLLDGVQVPHFSYVGDSVLGNKAHLGAGVTCSNLRLDQANVPVQMSDGSRCDSGLRKLGALVGDAAEVGCNAVLNPGSILGRRALVMPTMAFRGTLGANSIAFIREQIKTAPRMD; the protein is encoded by the coding sequence ATGCTAAAAGCCAGTGATCTTTTTGAATTTCCTGAATCGTTGCCATTTGCCTCTGTCTTCACAGACGAGTTGGCTCCGTGGTTGTGGGTGCCTCTCATTGCTGAAGCGCTCAAGGCGTTTGAATTCGAGCCGCTGGCGGTTAAGGTGCCAGCTGGCTTGCACATTGAAGGGCAGGTGTTCATTCACCCATCCGTCAAATTACCTCCGTATGGCTCTATCAAAGGACCTGCTTATATTGGTGCTGGCACTGAGTTGCGCCCCGGTGTGTTCATCCGTGGTAATGTGATCGCAGGTGAAAATTGTGTGCTGGGCAACTCGTGCGAATTTAAGAACTGCCTACTGCTGGATGGGGTGCAGGTGCCGCATTTTAGCTATGTCGGTGATAGTGTTCTGGGGAATAAAGCGCACCTAGGCGCTGGTGTTACTTGCTCAAACCTTCGACTGGATCAAGCGAACGTGCCGGTTCAAATGTCAGATGGTTCGCGTTGCGATTCGGGGCTACGTAAGCTTGGTGCGTTGGTCGGTGATGCTGCGGAGGTCGGTTGCAATGCAGTGTTGAATCCAGGCTCTATTCTCGGGCGACGTGCTCTGGTGATGCCGACGATGGCATTTCGTGGCACGCTGGGAGCGAATTCGATCGCGTTCATTCGCGAGCAGATCAAGACCGCTCCGCGAATGGATTAA
- the hflX gene encoding GTPase HflX, with protein sequence MVERAMLIGITLPGETDSTTRSLLDELRELVTTLGIGIQHEVQLAIRKPQAKFLTGSGKAEELVEEAKAHNCDVIVFDNELTPAQQRNWEQAAEDKILVIDRQEVILDIFGKRAQTKEAVLQVELARLEYNLPRLKSAWTHLSRQRGGGSMQRDAGETQLELDQRMVRTQITRVKRELESVIQHRHVQRKKRMTVPVPTCAIVGYTNAGKSSLLNKLTNSDILAEDKLFATLDPTSRRCPLPSGQPLVVTDTVGFVRNLPHRLVDAFKATLEEAVVSNFLIHVLDINSPDVEAHAETTLSVLRGLGADEKKIITVFNKIDDLWSEDTRIALSFRYPDALFVSAHSGEGIPELLKHMEGIVESDFSQLRLLIPHNRYDLVARIHREGGVRKEEARDDGTYIVGSVPERLLSAVHPYLLPNDES encoded by the coding sequence ATGGTCGAACGGGCCATGCTCATCGGCATCACTCTCCCAGGTGAGACCGATTCCACTACACGCAGCTTGCTGGATGAATTACGAGAACTCGTGACGACTCTCGGCATCGGCATTCAACACGAAGTGCAACTGGCAATCCGTAAGCCTCAGGCCAAATTCCTGACTGGCTCTGGTAAAGCAGAAGAGCTAGTCGAAGAAGCCAAAGCGCATAATTGCGACGTCATCGTCTTTGATAATGAGCTGACTCCCGCGCAGCAGCGCAACTGGGAGCAAGCAGCCGAAGACAAAATCCTAGTAATCGACCGCCAAGAAGTGATTCTCGATATCTTCGGCAAGCGCGCACAAACCAAAGAAGCGGTGCTACAGGTCGAACTGGCTCGACTTGAATACAATTTACCGCGCCTCAAAAGCGCGTGGACACACCTTAGCCGACAACGCGGCGGTGGCTCCATGCAGCGAGATGCTGGTGAAACGCAGCTGGAACTCGACCAACGCATGGTGCGCACACAGATCACACGCGTGAAACGCGAGCTTGAGAGCGTCATCCAACATCGTCACGTGCAGCGCAAGAAGCGTATGACTGTGCCGGTGCCGACCTGTGCAATTGTTGGCTACACCAATGCTGGAAAATCCTCGCTGCTCAATAAGCTGACGAACTCGGACATACTCGCAGAGGACAAACTCTTCGCCACACTCGACCCCACTTCGCGCCGTTGCCCCCTGCCAAGCGGCCAACCCTTAGTCGTAACTGATACTGTGGGCTTCGTCCGCAACCTACCGCACCGACTCGTCGACGCCTTTAAAGCAACACTTGAAGAAGCTGTCGTATCAAACTTCCTGATCCACGTATTAGACATCAACAGTCCCGATGTCGAGGCACACGCGGAGACAACGCTCTCGGTGCTACGTGGCCTCGGTGCAGATGAAAAGAAGATCATCACCGTCTTTAACAAGATTGATGACCTCTGGAGCGAAGACACCCGCATTGCCCTCTCGTTCAGATATCCCGATGCATTGTTTGTAAGTGCGCATAGCGGCGAAGGCATTCCTGAACTACTAAAGCACATGGAGGGCATCGTCGAAAGCGACTTCTCCCAACTACGCTTACTCATACCGCATAATCGCTACGATCTCGTGGCGCGAATACACCGTGAAGGTGGCGTGCGTAAGGAAGAAGCCAGGGATGACGGCACCTACATCGTAGGCTCCGTCCCAGAACGACTGCTATCAGCGGTGCACCCTTACCTGCTACCCAACGACGAGTCGTAA
- a CDS encoding AAA family ATPase has protein sequence MARKLAFINYKGGVGKTSLIVNVASCLAQKGKRVLLCDLDTQSNSSIWLLRIERWNRINMEKRGSVYSILEPGEDRIKDLIVKDVIRDNQGNAQLPGLDLLPTTFNLIDIENEYNINPQNPHYLIFNEQIREVEKDYDFIVYDCPPNILNASQLGIFSADELYVPSNPDALSLIGFTLMIEKLLLFYRRSAGFRTPEIGNFARVAGVVFNSIKANVDIGVPKMRMQLRLNQFKKQRLVSNEAKIYNTCIRDATIVRRAVTLGLPVCLIESREVHDGVGQDYSDLADEILAHDVNAQASTPGGASVASAS, from the coding sequence ATGGCAAGAAAGCTCGCTTTTATTAATTACAAGGGTGGTGTTGGTAAGACATCTCTGATCGTCAATGTGGCATCCTGCCTCGCGCAAAAGGGCAAACGTGTTTTGCTCTGCGATTTGGATACACAGTCAAACTCCAGTATTTGGCTACTTCGCATTGAGCGTTGGAATCGGATTAACATGGAGAAGCGTGGTTCGGTCTATTCGATTCTCGAACCGGGTGAAGATCGTATTAAGGATTTGATCGTTAAGGATGTTATTCGCGATAACCAAGGGAACGCACAGTTGCCTGGTCTCGATCTACTCCCGACGACGTTCAATCTCATCGATATTGAGAATGAGTATAACATTAATCCGCAAAATCCGCATTATCTGATCTTCAATGAGCAGATCCGTGAGGTGGAGAAGGATTATGATTTTATCGTTTACGATTGCCCTCCCAATATTCTAAACGCATCGCAGCTCGGTATTTTCAGTGCTGATGAGTTGTATGTTCCATCGAATCCCGATGCGCTCTCATTGATCGGATTTACTCTGATGATTGAGAAACTCCTGCTCTTCTATCGTCGTTCCGCTGGTTTCCGCACTCCGGAAATTGGTAACTTCGCTCGTGTAGCAGGTGTCGTCTTTAATTCCATTAAGGCGAACGTTGATATTGGTGTGCCGAAAATGCGTATGCAGCTTCGCTTGAACCAATTCAAGAAGCAGCGTCTCGTCTCCAATGAAGCCAAAATCTACAATACCTGTATTCGAGATGCGACAATCGTTCGACGTGCCGTCACGCTTGGTCTGCCGGTTTGTTTGATCGAAAGCCGTGAAGTTCACGATGGTGTCGGGCAAGATTATAGCGATTTGGCGGATGAAATTCTCGCACACGATGTGAATGCACAGGCTTCTACACCTGGCGGGGCATCAGTGGCGAGTGCTTCGTAA
- a CDS encoding serine/threonine-protein kinase has protein sequence MDISGMGFTDELSSLQSGMNIGNLHIVSFVGKGAIGEVYLAQHDILGKQFAVKVIPKGFAVEEAAEAFKQAARIQTKLDHPYILRIDDLGEEEMFYWLRMEYIEGELTAEKTQIRTLEDLMRRNKGALTEEEVCYYMYYLLLGLDHAHANGVVHANLKPANILLAADGVKISELGVTDLIGHAWDDFHLLRQNPLMEPTPFDPLPGFSRLLPALLSAFEYYSPEQRVGKRPDVQSNLYTIGLMTYRMLTGRHCLSMDPPTRAVNGINPRWDEWMAQALAYDPEDRFQSASEMLQAMPGLEASEDAESTKAEGQAAS, from the coding sequence ATGGATATTTCTGGAATGGGATTTACCGATGAGCTTAGCTCACTTCAGTCGGGTATGAATATCGGCAACCTTCACATCGTGAGTTTTGTTGGTAAAGGTGCGATTGGCGAAGTTTACCTCGCTCAGCATGACATCCTCGGCAAGCAGTTTGCTGTGAAGGTGATCCCCAAGGGGTTTGCTGTCGAAGAAGCTGCTGAGGCATTTAAACAAGCTGCGCGTATTCAGACGAAGCTCGACCATCCTTATATTTTGCGGATCGATGATCTCGGCGAAGAGGAGATGTTCTACTGGTTGCGCATGGAGTATATCGAAGGAGAGTTGACGGCTGAGAAGACTCAAATTCGCACCCTAGAGGATTTGATGCGCCGCAATAAGGGTGCGTTGACCGAAGAGGAAGTATGCTACTATATGTATTATCTCCTGCTTGGCCTCGATCATGCGCATGCCAATGGCGTGGTGCATGCTAATTTGAAGCCCGCGAACATACTGCTCGCTGCAGACGGTGTTAAAATATCAGAGCTTGGTGTCACTGACCTCATCGGTCATGCTTGGGATGATTTTCACCTGCTTCGACAGAACCCTTTGATGGAGCCGACTCCTTTCGATCCGCTTCCTGGGTTTAGTCGCTTATTGCCTGCCTTGCTGAGCGCGTTTGAATACTATAGCCCAGAGCAACGCGTCGGTAAGCGTCCGGATGTTCAGAGTAATTTATATACGATTGGCCTGATGACCTATCGTATGCTCACAGGTCGCCATTGCTTGTCGATGGATCCACCAACGCGTGCTGTAAATGGGATCAATCCACGGTGGGATGAGTGGATGGCGCAAGCCCTTGCCTATGATCCCGAGGATCGCTTTCAATCGGCATCAGAAATGCTTCAGGCGATGCCTGGTTTGGAAGCATCGGAAGACGCTGAGTCCACTAAAGCTGAGGGGCAAGCCGCTAGCTAA
- a CDS encoding uracil-DNA glycosylase → MSIGLDAVYEELKRLQLEGMDRVFIEDRTMALLQPAPKPPEPKAPRMTIDLQSAVNSNSKPTELEPKPAPRKKAPAVTISLPEAPTIELPDGDANTQMQWLKERVKSCPTCTEQLREGEQVVFGTGAINADIFYCGEAPGEEEAETGSPFQGKAGELLTKILGAMGLSRESVYLTNIMKWRPKHNKPYGNRPPTQEEMEFCLPYLKAQIEIVQPKVIIGLGNTTVPGLLGADPDRKMASIRGSWQTFEGVPLIFTFQPSYLLFNDTMKTKRMAWEDMLKAMEKVGLPISEKQQGYFLPK, encoded by the coding sequence ATGTCTATAGGTCTCGATGCAGTATATGAGGAACTCAAGCGCTTACAGCTTGAAGGAATGGATCGTGTCTTCATCGAAGACCGCACCATGGCGCTGCTACAACCAGCACCGAAGCCACCTGAACCTAAAGCTCCTCGAATGACCATTGACCTGCAATCAGCAGTCAACTCCAACAGCAAACCGACCGAACTAGAGCCTAAACCAGCGCCACGCAAAAAAGCACCAGCGGTTACAATCTCCCTCCCAGAGGCACCCACAATCGAACTGCCCGACGGCGACGCGAACACCCAGATGCAGTGGCTCAAGGAACGCGTAAAAAGCTGCCCTACATGCACAGAACAGCTCAGAGAAGGCGAACAAGTGGTTTTTGGCACGGGCGCAATCAACGCAGACATCTTCTACTGCGGTGAAGCTCCAGGCGAAGAAGAAGCCGAGACAGGGAGCCCGTTTCAAGGAAAAGCAGGCGAGTTATTAACGAAAATCCTAGGCGCGATGGGACTCTCACGCGAATCAGTCTATTTGACTAATATCATGAAGTGGCGCCCCAAGCACAACAAGCCCTACGGCAATCGACCGCCCACACAGGAGGAAATGGAATTCTGCCTGCCCTATTTAAAGGCTCAAATCGAAATTGTTCAGCCGAAAGTCATCATCGGCCTCGGCAACACGACCGTGCCCGGACTACTCGGAGCAGACCCAGATCGCAAGATGGCTTCTATTCGCGGATCTTGGCAAACCTTCGAGGGAGTCCCACTGATCTTCACATTCCAACCATCCTACCTACTCTTCAACGACACAATGAAGACCAAGCGCATGGCGTGGGAAGACATGCTTAAAGCAATGGAGAAAGTCGGACTACCGATCAGCGAAAAGCAACAAGGCTACTTTCTGCCCAAGTAG
- a CDS encoding ATP-dependent Clp protease ATP-binding subunit, protein MEPMNNFTPRAQQVLALARKEADRFHHNYVGTEHLLLGLINLGQGVAVNVLQKMGLDLQTVRSAVEKQVGTGPESKPSGNIPYTPRVKKVLALAGKEAKALNHSYVGTEHILLGLLREGEGVAARVLKSLEVDIERCRNEILSELDPNFTGEPEEASAGGATAGAPEDKKDAKTPALKAFGRDLTELAKKGELDPVIGRKDEIRRVVQILCRRTKSNPVLIGEAGVGKTAIVEGLALEIASGVVPEILVDKRVITLDLALMVAGTKYRGQFEERIKAVMDEIRRAKNVIIFIDELHTIVGAGAAEGAMDASNIFKPALSRGELQCIGATTLAEYRKYIEKDSALDRRFQSVKVEAPSIEDTILILKGIRSKYEDHHKVKFTDTALELATKLSERYITARFLPDKAIDILDEAGARARIESLKRPPEIEDMNTTIEDVCAKKEDAISKQHFEEAAKFRDEEKQLRQKQVDIIESWKKSREETKIVVDEEDMLEVVAAWTGIPLSRMEQKESKKLLKLEAHLQGEVIGQNIATEVVSRALRRSRADLKDPRRPIGSFMFLGPTGVGKTLLAKVLAEEMFGNQDAIIQIDMSEYMEKFAVSRLVGSPPGYVGYEEGGQLTEAVRRKPYSVVLFDEIEKAHPDVVQLLLQVLEEGRLTDSLGRKIDFRNTILIMTSNVGAEILQRNTSMGFGIEDDGENEYEKIREKILDETKRVFKPEFLNRLNELVIFKSLGREDMKAIVELELRNVADRLKQQDLIFDFSDEAKSFLIEKGYDEKYGARPLRRAIERHLEDSLAEAILGGDIKAGEVIRVGVSGDHLRFEQDQPVSGAAGS, encoded by the coding sequence GGAAGCGGATCGCTTTCACCACAACTACGTGGGGACGGAGCACTTGCTTCTTGGCCTAATTAATCTTGGACAGGGAGTCGCAGTTAACGTGCTTCAAAAGATGGGGCTCGACCTGCAAACTGTTCGCTCTGCGGTTGAGAAACAGGTGGGCACTGGCCCAGAAAGCAAGCCTTCTGGTAATATTCCTTATACTCCACGTGTTAAAAAAGTGCTAGCGCTCGCAGGTAAAGAGGCGAAGGCGCTGAACCACTCGTATGTCGGCACGGAGCATATCTTGCTAGGGCTGCTGCGTGAAGGTGAGGGCGTTGCCGCTCGTGTCCTGAAGTCCCTCGAAGTCGATATCGAGCGCTGCCGTAATGAAATTTTATCCGAACTCGATCCGAATTTTACTGGCGAGCCTGAGGAGGCTTCCGCTGGTGGTGCGACAGCCGGCGCGCCTGAGGATAAGAAGGATGCGAAGACCCCTGCGCTTAAGGCGTTTGGTCGCGATTTAACAGAGTTGGCCAAGAAGGGGGAGTTGGATCCTGTTATTGGCCGTAAGGATGAAATCCGTCGTGTCGTTCAAATTTTATGCCGTCGCACTAAGAGTAATCCGGTGCTGATCGGTGAAGCAGGAGTCGGTAAGACTGCAATTGTCGAGGGCCTTGCGCTCGAAATCGCCTCTGGAGTGGTTCCTGAGATTCTCGTCGATAAGCGTGTGATCACGCTGGATCTGGCGTTAATGGTAGCTGGCACAAAGTATCGTGGCCAGTTTGAGGAGCGCATCAAGGCGGTGATGGATGAGATTCGCCGTGCGAAGAATGTAATCATCTTCATCGATGAGCTTCATACTATCGTGGGCGCAGGCGCAGCTGAAGGTGCGATGGATGCGTCGAATATTTTCAAACCGGCACTGAGCCGTGGGGAATTGCAGTGCATCGGTGCTACGACACTGGCCGAGTATCGTAAATACATCGAAAAAGACAGTGCCTTGGATCGTCGTTTTCAATCGGTCAAGGTCGAGGCTCCGTCGATCGAAGATACTATTCTGATCCTCAAGGGGATTCGCAGTAAATACGAAGATCACCATAAGGTAAAATTTACGGACACGGCGCTTGAGCTTGCGACTAAGCTCTCTGAGCGCTATATCACCGCTCGTTTCTTGCCCGATAAAGCAATTGATATTTTGGACGAAGCTGGCGCGCGCGCCCGCATAGAGTCTTTGAAGCGACCACCAGAGATCGAGGATATGAATACCACGATTGAGGATGTTTGCGCGAAGAAGGAAGATGCGATTAGTAAGCAGCACTTCGAGGAAGCGGCTAAGTTCCGCGATGAAGAAAAGCAGCTTCGTCAAAAGCAGGTCGACATTATTGAGAGCTGGAAGAAGAGCCGCGAGGAGACGAAGATAGTCGTCGATGAAGAAGACATGCTTGAAGTCGTAGCTGCATGGACTGGTATTCCTCTGTCTCGTATGGAGCAGAAGGAGAGTAAGAAGCTGCTTAAGCTTGAAGCCCACTTACAGGGCGAAGTGATTGGGCAGAATATCGCGACGGAGGTGGTCTCTCGAGCTTTGCGTCGTTCACGTGCGGATTTGAAAGATCCACGCCGCCCAATCGGATCCTTTATGTTTCTTGGGCCGACTGGTGTTGGTAAGACATTGTTAGCTAAGGTTTTGGCTGAAGAGATGTTTGGCAATCAAGATGCTATTATTCAGATCGATATGTCTGAATATATGGAGAAATTTGCTGTTTCACGTCTTGTCGGTTCACCTCCAGGTTACGTGGGTTACGAGGAGGGTGGCCAGTTGACCGAGGCTGTTCGTCGTAAGCCATATTCTGTAGTGCTATTTGATGAAATTGAAAAAGCGCACCCTGACGTGGTCCAGTTGCTTTTACAGGTGCTTGAGGAAGGTCGTCTCACGGATAGCCTTGGGCGTAAGATCGATTTCCGTAATACGATTTTGATTATGACTTCCAATGTCGGTGCTGAGATCTTGCAGCGCAATACGTCGATGGGATTCGGAATTGAGGACGATGGTGAGAATGAATACGAGAAGATTCGCGAGAAGATTCTCGATGAGACGAAGCGTGTCTTTAAGCCGGAATTCTTAAATCGTCTGAATGAACTAGTTATCTTTAAGTCCCTTGGGCGCGAAGATATGAAGGCAATTGTCGAGCTTGAGTTGCGTAATGTCGCAGACCGCTTGAAGCAACAGGATTTGATCTTCGACTTCTCGGATGAGGCAAAATCCTTTCTAATTGAAAAGGGGTATGATGAGAAATATGGTGCGCGTCCGTTGCGTCGTGCGATTGAGCGTCACCTCGAAGACTCTTTGGCTGAGGCCATTCTTGGTGGCGACATCAAGGCCGGAGAGGTGATTCGCGTTGGGGTCAGTGGGGATCATTTGCGCTTTGAGCAAGATCAACCAGTTTCTGGTGCTGCAGGTTCGTAG